A stretch of the Simiduia curdlanivorans genome encodes the following:
- a CDS encoding amidohydrolase, whose translation MIILSPGILVSRFVKTGALCASFVIAVLASTSSLASDLLIENIKGYTYTDLAPVGAAPSQFNKILIRDNKVLSTKNAVIERLMKPDTTRIDGQGKILLPGLIDAHGHLTGLGELLSSVDLRDSKNETLAVQQVQSYIDNTKPKKNTWVLGQGWNQANWPSKQFPTSASLDAIKSENPIALARVDGHAVWLNAAALALTGINDATPNPEGGQIIRDGDGKATGVLIDNAMSLVYSKMPQITAQQLDQQLQRSFDHLLSLGVTGVHDAGINQPVIDVLKQRAAKQNLPIRVYGMLDGSDAKLSQWLKAGAYHDEAGFFTIAAVKLYADGALGSRGAALLEAYSDQANNKGLDITAPEPLLEKFKLIDDHQFQICVHAIGDRGNQQVLDAFDALFSTGGNSSLRHRIEHAQVIAPEDLARLEQLDLIASMQPTHATSDMHMAEDRLGKARLTGAYAWRTLLNKGTRMAFGSDFPVESANPFFGIHAAVTRQDHNNQPVPGWRIEEAVSVNEAISLFTRDAAWAAHMETTQGTLEPGKWADFILVEDNPYKVKPEQLWKIKVLETWVAGEKRWPK comes from the coding sequence ATGATCATCCTTTCACCCGGTATCTTGGTATCCAGATTCGTTAAAACAGGCGCACTCTGTGCCAGCTTTGTTATAGCAGTATTAGCCAGCACATCGAGCCTAGCCAGCGATCTACTGATCGAAAATATCAAAGGCTATACCTATACTGATTTAGCCCCCGTCGGCGCCGCACCTAGCCAATTCAATAAAATTTTAATTCGCGATAATAAAGTACTGAGCACCAAAAACGCGGTTATCGAACGTCTTATGAAGCCGGATACAACCCGTATCGATGGCCAGGGGAAAATACTGCTGCCAGGGCTCATCGACGCGCACGGGCATTTAACCGGCTTAGGTGAATTACTGTCGAGCGTCGATTTACGCGATAGTAAGAACGAGACGCTAGCCGTGCAGCAAGTACAAAGTTACATCGATAACACCAAACCCAAGAAAAATACCTGGGTGCTAGGGCAAGGCTGGAACCAAGCCAACTGGCCCAGTAAACAGTTCCCCACTAGCGCCAGCCTAGATGCCATTAAGTCGGAAAATCCGATTGCGCTAGCGCGAGTTGATGGCCACGCCGTTTGGTTGAATGCAGCGGCGCTTGCGCTCACCGGCATTAACGATGCAACGCCGAACCCTGAAGGCGGCCAAATTATTCGAGACGGCGACGGCAAAGCCACCGGTGTTTTAATCGATAACGCCATGTCTCTCGTCTATAGCAAAATGCCACAGATCACCGCACAACAACTCGATCAGCAACTGCAACGCAGTTTTGATCACCTGCTATCGCTCGGTGTAACCGGTGTGCACGATGCGGGCATCAACCAGCCAGTGATTGATGTATTAAAGCAACGCGCGGCGAAACAAAACTTACCCATCAGAGTTTACGGCATGCTCGACGGTAGCGATGCGAAACTCAGTCAATGGCTCAAAGCCGGCGCCTATCACGACGAGGCCGGTTTCTTCACCATCGCTGCAGTAAAGTTATATGCCGACGGCGCGCTCGGTAGCCGGGGCGCGGCGCTATTGGAGGCCTATTCGGACCAAGCCAACAATAAAGGCTTAGATATTACTGCGCCTGAACCACTGCTCGAAAAATTTAAACTCATCGACGATCATCAATTTCAAATCTGCGTACACGCCATCGGCGACCGCGGTAACCAACAAGTACTCGACGCCTTCGACGCGCTGTTCAGCACCGGCGGCAACAGTAGCTTGCGCCATCGCATAGAGCACGCGCAAGTGATCGCACCGGAGGATTTAGCGCGGCTGGAACAACTGGATTTAATTGCCTCTATGCAACCAACCCACGCCACTAGCGATATGCACATGGCCGAAGATAGGCTCGGGAAGGCGCGACTCACGGGCGCTTACGCTTGGCGCACACTGTTAAACAAGGGTACGCGCATGGCCTTTGGCTCAGACTTTCCAGTGGAATCGGCCAACCCCTTTTTTGGTATTCACGCCGCCGTCACACGCCAAGATCACAATAACCAACCGGTACCCGGTTGGCGTATTGAAGAGGCGGTGAGCGTTAACGAAGCCATCAGTTTATTCACCCGCGATGCGGCTTGGGCCGCCCATATGGAAACCACACAAGGCACACTGGAGCCAGGAAAGTGGGCTGACTTTATTCTGGTTGAAGACAATCCGTACAAGGTAAAGCCCGAACAGCTTTGGAAAATCAAAGTACTTGAAACCTGGGTTGCAGGTGAAAAGCGCTGGCCTAAATAA
- a CDS encoding COX15/CtaA family protein produces MTVNAETTLNNDRHIAQWLLFCAVAIFVMIVLGGVTRLTESGLSIVEWKPVIGTLPPLNNLEWMQEFEQYKQFPEYQKVNKGMTLDDFKTIFYFEYSHRLLGRLIGLFFLLPFLFFWFTKRIKAGLGLPLVGLFILGGLQGALGWFMVKSGLVDNPRVSQYRLAAHLGLAVVIYTYMLWLAFGLFQPRSTGPSAFNKRTLGLCAVIFLMILSGAFVAGTRAGLAFPTWPLMGDSFIPSNLYATTPFWLAAFEDITTIQFNHRMFAYVIVGIIAWLGLQLWRSNPSKQVKLAIVSLATALTTQVCLGIATLLHHVPVALAASHQGVAVLLLTAALFLAHSVKLQAKEA; encoded by the coding sequence ATGACCGTAAATGCAGAAACCACCCTGAACAACGATCGCCATATCGCCCAATGGCTTTTATTTTGCGCAGTCGCTATTTTCGTTATGATCGTGTTAGGCGGCGTCACCCGTCTCACCGAATCGGGCCTCTCTATCGTTGAATGGAAACCGGTAATCGGCACACTGCCGCCGCTGAACAATCTCGAATGGATGCAGGAGTTTGAACAATACAAACAATTTCCCGAGTATCAAAAAGTTAACAAAGGCATGACGCTGGATGACTTTAAAACTATTTTCTACTTTGAATATAGCCATCGCTTACTCGGCCGGCTCATTGGGTTATTTTTCCTACTGCCTTTTTTATTCTTCTGGTTCACCAAGCGAATAAAGGCCGGCCTTGGTTTACCTTTAGTAGGGCTCTTTATTTTGGGCGGCCTTCAGGGCGCTCTAGGGTGGTTTATGGTGAAGAGTGGCTTGGTGGATAACCCCAGAGTCAGTCAATACCGCCTCGCCGCACACCTAGGCTTAGCCGTGGTGATTTATACCTACATGCTCTGGCTAGCCTTCGGACTGTTTCAGCCCCGCAGCACTGGTCCAAGCGCATTTAACAAGCGCACATTAGGGCTCTGCGCGGTAATTTTTTTGATGATTTTGTCCGGTGCCTTTGTCGCCGGCACGCGCGCCGGTTTAGCATTTCCTACCTGGCCGCTGATGGGGGACAGCTTTATACCCAGCAATCTCTACGCCACCACGCCATTCTGGTTGGCCGCATTTGAAGACATAACAACCATACAATTCAATCACCGCATGTTCGCCTATGTCATCGTGGGTATTATTGCTTGGCTGGGCCTGCAGCTCTGGCGTAGCAACCCGAGCAAGCAAGTGAAGCTTGCTATTGTAAGCCTAGCTACAGCACTCACAACCCAAGTATGTTTGGGCATTGCCACACTGCTCCACCACGTCCCCGTCGCCTTAGCCGCCAGCCATCAAGGCGTGGCAGTCCTATTGCTGACAGCGGCTTTGTTTTTAGCCCATAGCGTAAAGCTACAAGCAAAAGAAGCTTAA
- a CDS encoding DUF6868 family protein, giving the protein MTIDQLATFFGWSTVINWAVMCIWLVFITAARDFTFKMHSAMFKISATQFNAMHYGGLGFYKLMVFLFNLVPYLVLRFLI; this is encoded by the coding sequence ATGACAATTGATCAGTTGGCGACTTTTTTTGGCTGGAGCACTGTTATTAATTGGGCTGTCATGTGTATCTGGTTGGTATTTATCACCGCCGCGCGCGATTTTACTTTTAAAATGCATTCTGCGATGTTTAAAATCTCAGCGACACAGTTTAATGCGATGCATTACGGTGGCTTAGGTTTTTATAAGCTGATGGTTTTTTTGTTTAACTTGGTGCCTTATCTGGTGCTAAGGTTTTTAATCTAG
- a CDS encoding SDR family oxidoreductase, protein MHVVITGANRGIGLALTQIYLTQGHQVTALCRRASDALKTSGATIVEGVDVSDADTLTLMTNALKGKQIDILINNAGLLADDNLDQLHWPDIEAQFAVNALGPLRVTHALLSQLKAGSIIALITSRMGSVADNSSGAYYGYRMSKAALNIAGKSLAVDLALKGIAVAILHPGFVQTDMVGHAGDISAVDAAQRLVARITETSLVDSGQFRHANGDPLPW, encoded by the coding sequence ATGCACGTTGTGATTACTGGTGCCAACCGAGGTATTGGGCTGGCGCTTACGCAAATCTATTTAACGCAAGGGCATCAGGTGACGGCGCTCTGTCGACGTGCTTCTGATGCGTTAAAGACGTCCGGCGCCACAATTGTTGAGGGGGTTGATGTTAGCGACGCAGACACCTTAACGCTAATGACCAACGCGCTAAAGGGGAAACAAATCGATATTTTGATTAATAATGCCGGTTTGTTAGCCGATGACAACCTAGATCAACTCCATTGGCCAGACATTGAGGCGCAATTTGCAGTCAATGCCCTCGGCCCTTTGCGTGTTACCCATGCATTGTTAAGTCAACTTAAGGCCGGCTCTATAATAGCGCTTATCACTAGCCGCATGGGATCGGTAGCCGACAATAGCTCGGGTGCTTACTACGGCTACCGCATGTCGAAAGCGGCTCTCAATATTGCAGGTAAATCTCTAGCCGTTGATTTGGCGCTAAAGGGTATTGCGGTTGCTATTTTACATCCTGGGTTTGTACAAACGGATATGGTGGGGCATGCAGGCGATATTAGCGCTGTTGACGCAGCACAGCGATTAGTGGCTCGAATTACTGAAACGAGCTTGGTTGATTCAGGTCAATTTCGCCATGCTAATGGCGACCCGCTGCCATGGTAG
- a CDS encoding DUF3088 family protein, with amino-acid sequence MSKPQLYLLKPGYGAGKDMFCPDCALMEGFFVYHPHLKAQVEFIYIDFDRPRAALVELLGVELQNSPALVFAEGDLPMGLACSEQTGRAYINDGKAICRWLGQQFHGMVPS; translated from the coding sequence ATGTCTAAACCCCAATTGTATCTGCTTAAACCTGGTTACGGCGCTGGCAAGGATATGTTCTGCCCGGACTGCGCCTTGATGGAAGGCTTTTTTGTTTACCATCCGCACTTAAAAGCGCAGGTCGAGTTTATCTATATTGATTTTGACCGCCCGCGCGCTGCTTTGGTAGAGCTTTTGGGTGTGGAACTGCAAAATAGCCCAGCGCTGGTCTTTGCTGAGGGTGATTTACCTATGGGCCTAGCCTGCTCCGAACAAACCGGGCGCGCTTATATTAATGATGGCAAAGCGATTTGCCGTTGGTTGGGGCAGCAATTTCACGGCATGGTGCCGTCTTAA
- a CDS encoding aspartate/glutamate racemase family protein translates to MKTIGLIGGMSWESTSHYYATINREINRRLGGFHSAKILLVSVDFADIENLQSAGNWQAAGNLLAHAALQLQAAGAECIVICTNTMHKVASQIELAVKIPLLHIADATGRALVAKQIKQVALLGTAFTMSQDFYKRRLADNFPLSVSVPNAEDQEAIHHIIYQELCQGVITEASRETYITIMNKLHQQGAQAIILGCTEIGLLVSADHTSIPLFDTTLIHSLAAVDFALS, encoded by the coding sequence ATGAAGACCATAGGACTGATAGGCGGCATGAGCTGGGAATCGACCAGTCATTACTACGCGACCATTAACCGAGAAATTAATCGCAGGCTAGGTGGCTTTCACTCGGCAAAAATCCTTTTGGTAAGTGTCGATTTTGCCGACATCGAAAATTTACAAAGCGCCGGAAATTGGCAGGCCGCGGGCAATCTATTGGCTCATGCGGCCCTGCAACTTCAGGCCGCCGGCGCCGAATGCATTGTAATTTGTACCAACACCATGCACAAAGTTGCCAGCCAGATTGAGTTGGCGGTCAAGATTCCGTTATTGCACATTGCCGATGCCACAGGCAGAGCGCTGGTTGCCAAGCAGATAAAGCAGGTTGCGCTACTGGGCACCGCGTTTACTATGTCTCAAGATTTTTATAAGCGGCGCCTAGCAGACAATTTTCCTCTTAGCGTCAGCGTGCCGAATGCAGAAGATCAAGAGGCCATTCATCACATTATTTATCAAGAATTATGTCAGGGGGTTATTACCGAGGCATCGCGCGAAACCTATATAACGATTATGAATAAATTACACCAACAAGGCGCGCAGGCGATCATTCTAGGTTGCACGGAAATTGGTTTGCTGGTTAGCGCCGACCACACATCCATCCCCCTGTTCGATACCACCTTAATTCACAGCCTGGCCGCGGTTGATTTTGCGCTGAGCTAG